TGCTCTGTCAAGTTTCTCTAGCACCTCAGCAGTGGTCATATGAGTAGGAATTCTAACATCTATGGTCATCTTGCACTTTGCAGGTGTTACATTGTGGCTCGAACCCCCATCGATCTCTGTTAAGCAACATGAAACACCTGTCTTACCATCAATAGAGCCTATGTTATAGATACTGCTCTTAATTGCCGCCCATATGTCGAATATCTCCTCAATAGCATTCTTGGCCAACGATGGGGCGCTTGCATGAGCACTGTTTCCTACATCACAGCTTACTTTCAGTGCCAGCCTACCCTTGTACGCAATTGTAATATTGTCTATACCACTTGGTTCACCAAATATCGCGTAGTCAACATCTATGTTACTCCTTACAAGGTTACGTATCCCTGTAGCGTTTCCCTCTTCATCTACTACACCGGCAAAAGTAACAGTACCGTATGCCCTTTGGGCCATAGATGCTGCAAGCAGCATGGCTATCAAGGGAGATTTTGCATCAGATGCGCCACGTCCATAAATAAAGCCGTCTGAGACTCTCACTGCGATCTGGCCAGGTACGGTATCCATATGACCACAGAGAAGAATCTTGGGTCTTCCGTATCCTTTTGTTGCAATTACGTTGCCAACATCATCTATATGTACATTTTCGAAACCTAGTTCCTGAGATGCTTTTTCAGACAGTAATTTTGCAAGGGAGTTCTCTTGTCTAGATGGAGTATATAGCTCCAGCGCTTTCTTCAATAGTTCAATGGCGTATGTACTAGAGACCATTTCTATCTTTTCAAGGTCGTAAGATAATCTATTATAAGTGATGGAATATCATTGCCCGTAACCCTTGTTACGTTCTTGAATTCCGTAGTATTGTTAACTTCATGCACAACTAGACCGTCCCTTTCGTCCT
This genomic window from Nitrososphaerales archaeon contains:
- a CDS encoding M20/M25/M40 family metallo-hydrolase gives rise to the protein MVSSTYAIELLKKALELYTPSRQENSLAKLLSEKASQELGFENVHIDDVGNVIATKGYGRPKILLCGHMDTVPGQIAVRVSDGFIYGRGASDAKSPLIAMLLAASMAQRAYGTVTFAGVVDEEGNATGIRNLVRSNIDVDYAIFGEPSGIDNITIAYKGRLALKVSCDVGNSAHASAPSLAKNAIEEIFDIWAAIKSSIYNIGSIDGKTGVSCCLTEIDGGSSHNVTPAKCKMTIDVRIPTHMTTAEVLEKLDRAMNDIATKKAVKASYRLEDRTEPFEADNASPLVRSLILGVLDVRGKRPMLIKKTGTGDMNILGNALKIPVVTYGPGDPHSSHTADEKVSTDEYVASIEVLKRTLYHLSRLHKKRVMKQ